A single window of Nicotiana sylvestris chromosome 3, ASM39365v2, whole genome shotgun sequence DNA harbors:
- the LOC138888759 gene encoding uncharacterized protein: MRPATKLGQKTFFCFVYFVAIRRPPGEQGTTVEVSVIRCPPGEQGTTVEASTIRRPPGEQGTTIQVLAIRRPPGEQGATKLGQKFFFVFVYFVEIRRPPGEQGNTFKFREYNSSSIVRRPLGEQGNTIQVQQSGTHLESKGIQFKFSSQAPTWRAREYNSRSAVRRPPGKQGNTIQVQQSGAHLESKGIQFEFSNQASTWKAGEYNSSSAVRRPPGEQGNTIRVQQSGVHLKKRKNISDCNSSQQPKKLAARMRVNSLR, from the exons atgcgcccagctaccaaactggggcagaaaactttcttttgttttgtctattttgttgcaatcaggcgtccacctggagaacaaggaacaacagttgaagtatcagtaatcaggtgtccacctggagaacaaggaacaacagttgaagcatcaacaattaggcgtccacctggagaacaaggaacaacaattcaagttttagcaatcaggcgcccacctggagaacaagggg ctaccaaactggggcagaaatttttctttgtttttgtctattttgttgaaatcaggcgcccacctggagagcaagggaatacattcaagttcagagaatacaattcaagttcaattgtcaggcgcccacttggagagcaagggaatacaattcaagttcagcaatcaggcacccacctggagagcaagggaatacaattcaagttcagcagtcaggcgcccacctggagagcaagggaatacaattcaagatcagcagtcaggcgtccacctggaaagcaggggaatacaattcaagttcagcagtcaggcgcccacctggagagcaagggaatacaattcgagttcagcaatcaggcgtccacctggaaagcaggggaatacaattcaagttcagcagtcaggcgcccacctggagagcaagggaatacaattcgagttcagcaatcaggcgtccacctaaagaaaaggaaaaacatctcagattgcaattcaagtcagcaaccaaagaagctcgcggcaagaatgcgagtcaacagtctgaggtgA